A genome region from Setaria italica strain Yugu1 chromosome III, Setaria_italica_v2.0, whole genome shotgun sequence includes the following:
- the LOC101761076 gene encoding uncharacterized protein LOC101761076 gives MSKYGTIGVCSTTPPPEGSPSTTLDSTSSAEAPGGAPALAVLRPWRELADPRALSVPGGLADACHRARANLERYAANYELVVVVVVLVSLSGSPSTSSSSSPAS, from the exons ATGTCCAAGTACGGAACTATAGGTGTAT gctccaccaccccgccgcccgaGGGCTCGCCATCCACCACGCTCGACTCCACCTCCAGCGCCGAGGCCCCCGGCGGCGCGCCCGCGCTGGCTGTGCTCCGCCCCTGGCGCGAGCTCGCGGACCCGCGCGCGCTCTCCGTCCCGGGGGGCCTCGCCGACGCCTgccaccgcgcgcgcgccaACCTCGAGCGCTACGCCGCCAACTACGAgctcgttgtcgtcgtcgtcgtcttggTCTCCCTCTCGGGCAGCCCCTCCACCAGCTCATCGTCCTCTCCTGCCTCCTAG